One Sulfurihydrogenibium subterraneum DSM 15120 DNA segment encodes these proteins:
- the rsmG gene encoding 16S rRNA (guanine(527)-N(7))-methyltransferase RsmG, whose product MIDLLEKLAKENSIELSKQQLEKFEIYLNMLLKWNKAYNLTSIRKKEDIVIKHFLDSLTLVKLFEAKGIDVSGKKVADFGSGAGFPGVPLKIYYQDLIDLYLIESITKKCIFLEMLSKELKLKYTVLCKRAEEIQEKFDIVVSRATGGTFEVLKIGKNLLVDGGIIVIMKGKEVEEELKPFTTSMFFKGLPERKFIVIQKDGKAQ is encoded by the coding sequence ATGATAGATTTACTTGAAAAACTGGCAAAAGAAAACTCAATAGAGTTATCTAAACAGCAACTTGAAAAATTTGAGATTTATTTAAACATGCTTTTAAAGTGGAATAAAGCTTACAACCTAACTTCAATACGAAAAAAAGAAGATATAGTTATCAAACACTTTTTAGACAGTCTTACCTTAGTCAAACTTTTTGAGGCAAAAGGTATAGATGTATCAGGAAAAAAAGTGGCAGATTTTGGAAGTGGAGCTGGATTTCCTGGAGTACCACTTAAAATATACTATCAAGATTTAATAGACCTTTACCTGATAGAATCTATCACTAAAAAATGTATATTCTTAGAAATGTTATCAAAAGAATTAAAGTTAAAATACACTGTTTTGTGTAAAAGAGCTGAAGAAATCCAAGAAAAATTTGACATAGTTGTAAGTAGAGCAACAGGTGGAACATTTGAAGTTTTAAAAATTGGTAAAAATTTGCTTGTCGATGGTGGGATTATTGTTATAATGAAAGGTAAAGAGGTAGAAGAAGAGCTAAAACCTTTCACAACCTCTATGTTTTTCAAAGGACTTCCAGAAAGAAAATTTATCGTAATTCAAAAAGATGGAAAGGCTCAATAA
- a CDS encoding pseudouridine synthase, whose translation MERLNKYIAKSGICSRRKADQLILEGKVKVNGKVVKDLGIKIDPEKDVVEVEGKVIKPAEKKVYLAIYKPVGYLSAVGKDKFGRKTLTDLLNELKIPYKLFPVGRLDYNSEGLLILTNDGEFANKVAHPKNEIKKVYKVKVEGEVSLETLKKMEEGTVLEDGFFKPDKIKVIKKEKDGTWLLVEIHSGKKRIIRRFMDSFGHRVKRLIRVKIGNIDIENLKPFEYRYLSEKEIRSIDEKGDSVKQR comes from the coding sequence ATGGAAAGGCTCAATAAATACATAGCAAAGTCTGGAATATGTTCAAGAAGAAAGGCAGACCAGCTTATCCTTGAAGGAAAAGTAAAGGTAAACGGCAAAGTCGTAAAAGATTTAGGCATTAAAATAGACCCTGAAAAAGATGTTGTAGAAGTTGAAGGAAAAGTAATAAAACCTGCCGAAAAAAAAGTATACTTGGCAATTTACAAACCAGTTGGGTATCTGTCAGCTGTAGGTAAAGATAAATTTGGAAGAAAAACATTAACAGACCTTTTAAATGAGCTTAAAATACCTTACAAACTATTTCCTGTTGGAAGACTTGATTACAACAGTGAAGGATTACTTATCCTTACAAACGATGGAGAATTTGCAAACAAAGTAGCCCACCCTAAAAATGAGATTAAAAAAGTCTATAAAGTAAAAGTAGAAGGAGAAGTTTCTTTAGAGACTTTAAAAAAGATGGAAGAAGGAACTGTTTTAGAAGATGGATTTTTCAAACCTGATAAAATAAAAGTGATAAAAAAAGAAAAAGATGGAACTTGGCTTTTAGTAGAGATACATAGTGGAAAAAAGAGAATAATAAGAAGGTTTATGGATAGTTTTGGTCATAGAGTAAAAAGGTTAATTAGAGTTAAAATAGGAAATATAGACATTGAAAATCTCAAACCTTTTGAGTATAGATACCTGTCTGAAAAGGAGATAAGGAGCATAGATGAAAAAGGAGATAGTGTTAAGCAACGGTAA
- a CDS encoding glycoside hydrolase family 15 protein, translating to MKKEIVLSNGKFFINIDKDLAIRDFYFPYVGMYNHLNSQANSIGVWVNGKFKWIDKSWQKKFDYNENSLVAKLQAVSEELQVRLDFTTAIHKYSDILIHQVKITNLSTEKQDFKVFFYHCFRLNESEIGNTAYYDPRLKGLIHYKGATYIYISSEGLDYEYTVSKKNHEIGAWKEIESGNLSKTKIMQGEIDSAWGVKGQIQPLESKEFFYYILVGKKYEDIVNIKKKVEREGLKHLLEETDEYWKGWIKTKDRLLPSLSKDLKNQYYRSLLIIRAHFDNEGAVVAANDTSIYKFNKDHYSYLWPRDGAFICMTLDNAGYTSLTQKFYKFCKKHITEEGFLLHKYSPDGTAGSSWHPWCDEDENYQLPIQEDETALVVLALYNHYLNSKDIEFIDMMYNGFVRKAANFMANYTDPDTNLPLESYDLWEERRGIFTYTASTVYAGLVAASKIASLVGNKEESLIYKEEAEKIREGILKYLYDEETGRFLRGIYRDKNGNLIKDKTLESSLLLVHEFGIVEPEDYRMINTVKAIEEGLWIKDGIGGLARYENDYYHRVSDNVPGNPWIITTLWLANWYTEVGLFDKTFSLLNWVLKRKTQAGLLAEQYNPFTEEPLSVCPLTWSHSSFCYSVQKLNKKLMLQKTPEYVE from the coding sequence ATGAAAAAGGAGATAGTGTTAAGCAACGGTAAATTTTTCATAAATATAGACAAAGATTTAGCTATAAGAGATTTTTACTTTCCTTATGTTGGAATGTACAACCATTTAAACTCTCAGGCAAACAGTATAGGTGTGTGGGTAAATGGAAAGTTTAAATGGATTGACAAATCTTGGCAAAAAAAGTTTGATTATAACGAGAATTCATTAGTTGCTAAACTGCAAGCAGTATCAGAAGAATTACAAGTTAGGTTAGACTTTACGACTGCTATTCATAAATACAGTGATATTCTGATTCACCAAGTAAAAATTACTAATTTATCTACAGAAAAACAAGATTTTAAAGTTTTCTTTTATCACTGTTTTAGGTTAAACGAATCAGAAATTGGTAATACCGCTTACTATGACCCAAGGTTAAAAGGATTAATCCATTATAAAGGAGCTACATACATATACATCTCTTCAGAAGGTTTAGATTACGAATATACAGTATCAAAAAAGAACCACGAAATAGGTGCATGGAAAGAAATAGAATCTGGAAATCTGTCAAAAACAAAAATAATGCAGGGAGAGATAGACAGTGCTTGGGGAGTAAAAGGACAGATTCAGCCTTTAGAGTCTAAAGAATTTTTCTACTACATTTTAGTAGGGAAAAAATACGAAGATATAGTAAACATAAAAAAGAAAGTAGAGAGGGAAGGATTAAAACATCTTCTTGAAGAAACTGATGAATACTGGAAAGGATGGATAAAAACAAAAGATAGGCTTCTTCCATCTCTATCTAAAGATTTAAAAAATCAGTACTACAGAAGCCTTTTAATAATAAGGGCACATTTTGATAACGAAGGAGCTGTTGTTGCAGCAAACGATACCTCAATATACAAATTTAATAAAGACCATTACAGTTATCTCTGGCCTAGAGATGGAGCTTTTATATGTATGACTTTGGACAATGCAGGTTATACAAGTCTAACTCAAAAGTTTTATAAGTTTTGTAAAAAGCATATAACAGAAGAAGGTTTTCTACTTCATAAATACTCACCTGATGGAACAGCAGGGTCTTCTTGGCATCCGTGGTGTGATGAAGATGAAAACTATCAGCTTCCTATTCAAGAAGATGAAACAGCTTTAGTTGTATTGGCTTTATATAACCATTATCTAAACAGCAAAGATATTGAGTTTATTGATATGATGTACAACGGCTTTGTCAGAAAAGCTGCAAACTTTATGGCAAATTACACAGACCCAGATACTAATCTACCACTTGAAAGTTATGATTTATGGGAAGAAAGAAGAGGAATTTTTACCTATACAGCTTCTACAGTTTACGCTGGTTTAGTAGCTGCATCTAAAATAGCGTCTTTAGTTGGAAATAAAGAGGAGAGTCTAATATACAAAGAAGAAGCAGAAAAAATAAGAGAAGGTATTTTAAAGTATCTTTATGACGAAGAAACAGGTAGATTTTTAAGAGGTATATACAGAGATAAAAACGGCAATCTTATAAAGGATAAAACGTTAGAAAGTAGTCTACTTTTAGTACACGAGTTTGGAATTGTTGAGCCAGAAGATTATAGAATGATAAACACTGTAAAAGCTATAGAAGAAGGACTTTGGATAAAAGATGGGATAGGAGGACTTGCAAGGTACGAAAATGATTACTACCATAGAGTTAGCGACAACGTCCCTGGAAACCCTTGGATAATTACAACCCTGTGGCTTGCAAACTGGTACACGGAAGTTGGTCTATTTGATAAAACATTTTCACTTTTAAACTGGGTTTTAAAGAGAAAAACTCAGGCTGGGCTTTTAGCAGAACAGTATAATCCTTTTACAGAAGAGCCTTTATCGGTATGCCCACTGACTTGGTCTCACTCTTCTTTCTGCTACAGTGTTCAAAAATTAAATAAAAAACTCATGCTTCAGAAAACACCTGAGTATGTAGAGTAG
- a CDS encoding epoxyqueuosine reductase QueH, with product MEKILVHICCGVDSVYALRKLKEDYPNSQLIGYFYDPNIHPQEEFELRWIETKRVCDQLGIECIKGDYELDKWMEAVKGYENEPERGERCTICHDLRLEKSAQIAKDLGCSKITTVLMMSPKKDFDVLKEVGEKVANKYGLEFLAVDFRKNGGTQIMNKLSKEAQLYHQNYCGCIYGLFSQRKDLDFYPELVSFGKGRLAGSREELLFVKQIRLFAESLGLNCFEEEFNFIGWRLLSSSVKLNNDYIPHRVLPYSTSINGILRASVLDVKENSLILNKNNAEIYLTTDLNEPVLKEPRYITKPVFLIKEEVKVGDKLELQLKTEFNPSMKSQNLYVGNRNTFVDIAVFYSDTDSEGNQGYTLQDICYFIKNNKEKIEKGELLVVVYGSHLIGEIGKRFSTLHTQVFSEA from the coding sequence ATGGAAAAAATTCTTGTACATATATGTTGTGGTGTTGATAGTGTTTATGCTTTAAGAAAGCTAAAAGAAGATTATCCAAATAGCCAGCTTATAGGCTACTTTTATGACCCTAACATTCATCCTCAGGAAGAGTTTGAACTTAGATGGATTGAAACTAAAAGAGTCTGCGACCAACTAGGTATAGAATGTATAAAAGGTGATTATGAGTTAGATAAATGGATGGAAGCTGTAAAAGGTTATGAAAATGAGCCAGAAAGAGGAGAAAGATGTACAATATGCCACGATTTGAGACTTGAAAAATCTGCACAGATAGCAAAAGACCTTGGTTGTAGTAAAATTACAACTGTCCTAATGATGAGCCCAAAAAAAGATTTTGATGTTTTAAAAGAAGTTGGAGAAAAGGTTGCTAATAAGTATGGTTTAGAGTTTTTAGCTGTTGATTTTAGGAAAAATGGCGGAACCCAAATAATGAACAAACTTTCTAAAGAGGCTCAGCTGTATCATCAAAATTACTGTGGATGTATCTACGGTTTGTTTAGCCAAAGGAAAGATTTAGATTTTTATCCTGAGCTTGTGTCTTTTGGTAAAGGAAGGCTTGCAGGAAGCAGAGAGGAGCTTTTATTTGTAAAACAGATAAGACTTTTTGCAGAAAGTTTAGGTTTAAACTGTTTTGAAGAAGAGTTTAATTTTATAGGATGGAGATTGTTATCTTCCTCTGTAAAACTAAATAACGATTATATCCCACATAGAGTTTTACCATACTCTACAAGTATAAATGGAATTTTAAGAGCTTCTGTTTTAGATGTTAAAGAAAATAGTTTGATTTTAAATAAGAACAACGCAGAAATTTACCTTACAACAGATTTAAACGAACCTGTTTTAAAAGAACCAAGGTATATAACAAAACCTGTATTCTTAATAAAAGAGGAAGTAAAGGTAGGAGATAAGCTTGAATTACAGCTTAAAACTGAGTTTAACCCATCTATGAAATCTCAAAACCTTTATGTAGGAAATAGAAATACATTTGTAGATATTGCTGTGTTTTACAGTGATACAGACAGTGAAGGAAATCAGGGATATACTTTACAAGACATCTGCTACTTTATAAAGAACAATAAAGAAAAAATCGAAAAAGGAGAGCTATTAGTAGTAGTTTACGGATCTCATCTTATAGGTGAGATAGGAAAGAGATTTTCTACTCTACATACTCAGGTGTTTTCTGAAGCATGA
- a CDS encoding carbonic anhydrase yields the protein MKRFILSILSFSIVSIAGEQATLQKNTEVHHWSYEGENGPENWAKLNPEYFWCSLKNQSPVDISDKYKVHAKIEKLNIKYDKAVNPEIVNNGHTIQVNVLEDFKLNIRGKEYHLKQFHFHTPSEHTVNGKYYPLEMHLVHKDKDGNIAVIGVFFKEGKPNPELDKVFKNASKEEGSKVFDGSINLNALLPVVKNYYTYSGSLTTPPCTEGVLWIVLKQTITASNQQIDLFKSIMKHHNNRPTQPINSRYILENN from the coding sequence ATGAAAAGGTTTATACTTTCTATCTTATCTTTTAGTATAGTTTCTATTGCTGGTGAACAAGCGACTTTACAAAAAAATACAGAAGTACATCACTGGAGTTATGAAGGAGAAAATGGACCAGAAAACTGGGCAAAATTAAATCCAGAATACTTTTGGTGTAGTTTAAAAAATCAATCCCCTGTGGATATTTCGGATAAATATAAAGTTCACGCAAAAATAGAAAAACTAAATATAAAATACGATAAGGCAGTTAATCCAGAAATAGTAAATAACGGTCATACCATTCAAGTAAATGTTTTAGAGGATTTTAAACTAAACATTAGAGGTAAAGAGTATCATTTAAAACAGTTTCACTTTCATACTCCAAGTGAACATACTGTAAATGGTAAGTATTATCCATTAGAAATGCATTTAGTTCATAAAGATAAAGATGGAAATATAGCAGTTATTGGGGTTTTCTTTAAAGAAGGAAAACCAAATCCAGAGTTAGATAAAGTGTTCAAAAATGCTTCAAAAGAGGAAGGTAGTAAAGTTTTTGATGGAAGTATAAATCTAAATGCCTTACTACCAGTTGTTAAAAATTACTATACATACTCAGGGTCTTTAACAACTCCTCCTTGTACAGAAGGAGTTTTATGGATTGTTTTAAAACAAACTATTACCGCCTCTAACCAACAGATAGATTTATTTAAATCTATTATGAAACATCATAATAATAGACCTACTCAACCTATAAACAGCAGGTATATTTTAGAGAATAATTAA
- the bioB gene encoding biotin synthase BioB, producing MELNFIKGLAERVLNGEKLTKEDGLKILSIDDQYVMDLVEEAAKVREAVFKNQMEFCSLINAKNGACSEDCSFCAQSSHFKTPINAYSLVSKDQMLEGAEKAVMINANRYCIVVSGRRATKEEVAKIAEAVKEINKTYPVKVCCSLGTVDEEDLKLLKEAGVDRINHNLETSEKFFKNIVTTHTWKERYETIKKVQKVGLSTCSGGIFGMGESDEDIVDLAMTYRDLNVDSIPLNFLMPIPGTPLGYTHNLTPLRCLKIVALFRLFNPNAEIRLCGGREANLKEYHDMAFEVANCLMAGGYLTRAGREPGKDEEMARRLGRHLVKNRGNFNKNTLNT from the coding sequence ATGGAATTGAATTTTATAAAAGGTCTTGCGGAAAGGGTTTTAAATGGTGAAAAGTTAACAAAGGAAGATGGTTTAAAGATATTATCCATAGATGACCAGTATGTGATGGACTTGGTTGAAGAAGCGGCTAAAGTTAGAGAGGCTGTTTTTAAGAATCAGATGGAGTTTTGTAGTCTTATAAATGCAAAAAATGGAGCTTGTAGTGAAGACTGTTCTTTCTGTGCCCAGTCTTCTCACTTTAAAACTCCTATAAATGCTTACTCTCTTGTAAGTAAAGACCAGATGCTTGAAGGTGCAGAAAAGGCAGTTATGATAAATGCAAATAGATACTGTATAGTGGTAAGTGGTAGAAGGGCAACAAAAGAAGAAGTAGCAAAAATAGCAGAAGCTGTTAAAGAGATAAACAAAACTTATCCTGTTAAAGTATGTTGTTCTTTAGGTACTGTTGATGAGGAAGATTTAAAACTTTTAAAAGAAGCTGGTGTTGACAGAATAAACCACAACCTTGAAACGTCGGAAAAATTCTTTAAAAATATTGTAACAACTCACACTTGGAAAGAAAGGTACGAAACAATAAAAAAAGTGCAAAAGGTTGGACTTTCAACCTGTAGCGGTGGAATATTTGGAATGGGAGAATCTGATGAGGATATTGTAGACTTGGCAATGACTTACAGAGATTTAAACGTTGATTCTATACCTCTAAACTTTTTAATGCCTATCCCAGGGACACCACTTGGATATACTCATAATCTAACTCCTTTAAGGTGTTTGAAAATAGTTGCCCTGTTTAGGCTATTTAATCCAAATGCAGAAATAAGATTGTGTGGAGGAAGGGAAGCAAACCTTAAAGAGTATCACGATATGGCTTTTGAAGTGGCAAACTGTTTAATGGCAGGTGGATACCTAACCAGAGCAGGAAGAGAACCAGGAAAAGACGAAGAAATGGCAAGAAGACTCGGCAGGCATCTTGTAAAGAATAGAGGGAACTTTAACAAAAATACTTTAAATACTTAA
- the atpB gene encoding F0F1 ATP synthase subunit A has product MELQTHVIMAVIVVIAVPILFSILAKKPSLIPTPIQNIFEIYIQFIDNLIKENMGEKGRKYFTLIAAIGLFVFFGNLLGMIPGFESPTANLNTTMALALMVFFIYNFEGIREQGLNYFKHFLGPVPAMAPVFVIIELLSHLSRPVTLALRLFANMTGGELVSVVLIMLVPFLVPMPVMLIHLIAVFLQTYVFVVLTTVYIAGAITHVEH; this is encoded by the coding sequence TTGGAACTTCAAACCCATGTAATTATGGCGGTTATTGTTGTAATAGCAGTACCGATACTTTTTTCAATTTTAGCTAAAAAACCTTCTTTAATTCCAACACCAATTCAAAACATATTTGAAATCTATATTCAGTTTATAGATAATTTAATAAAAGAAAATATGGGAGAAAAAGGTAGAAAGTACTTTACGCTTATAGCTGCAATTGGTTTGTTTGTATTTTTCGGAAACCTTCTTGGTATGATTCCTGGCTTTGAATCTCCGACTGCTAACTTAAATACAACTATGGCTTTGGCTTTAATGGTGTTTTTCATATACAACTTTGAAGGTATAAGAGAACAAGGTTTAAACTACTTCAAACACTTTTTAGGTCCTGTTCCTGCTATGGCTCCTGTATTTGTTATAATAGAGCTGTTAAGCCATTTAAGCAGACCTGTTACCCTTGCTTTGCGTCTTTTTGCAAACATGACAGGTGGAGAGCTTGTTAGCGTTGTTTTAATAATGCTTGTTCCATTCTTAGTTCCAATGCCTGTAATGTTAATACACCTTATTGCTGTATTTTTACAAACTTACGTTTTCGTTGTTTTAACAACTGTTTATATAGCTGGAGCTATTACTCACGTTGAACATTAA
- a CDS encoding universal stress protein, whose protein sequence is MVEIKKILVNIQFDGASLKALELAKDLAKKYNSQLVVFHEIVDVYMMKKVATSFGMPVPPDTDEKSKKSALEKIEDLLADFNGDKKVIVDISGRVKDALPKFVSEEKPDLLIITDDYEYINKKVNVNTLIVK, encoded by the coding sequence ATGGTAGAAATTAAAAAGATATTGGTTAATATACAGTTTGATGGTGCGTCTCTAAAAGCTTTAGAATTGGCAAAAGATTTAGCTAAGAAGTATAATAGTCAGCTTGTAGTATTCCACGAAATAGTTGACGTTTATATGATGAAAAAAGTAGCTACGAGTTTCGGAATGCCAGTTCCTCCAGATACAGACGAAAAAAGTAAAAAAAGTGCTTTAGAAAAAATAGAAGATTTATTAGCAGATTTTAATGGAGATAAAAAGGTCATAGTTGATATATCAGGAAGAGTGAAAGATGCTTTACCTAAGTTTGTAAGCGAAGAAAAGCCAGATTTACTCATCATAACAGATGATTACGAATACATAAATAAAAAAGTCAACGTAAATACATTAATTGTAAAATAA
- the atpE gene encoding ATP synthase F0 subunit C — protein sequence MVKFSRVLMLMVLAGTVSAAFAAEGDPMARAVFYGALAIGAGVAIGAAAGGGAAGLGNAIRGVLEGMARNPNMGPKLLTTMFIGMALIETFVLYALLIAIIFIFTGIFDSKAGF from the coding sequence ATGGTTAAGTTTTCAAGAGTGTTAATGCTGATGGTACTTGCAGGAACAGTCTCAGCAGCTTTTGCAGCTGAAGGAGACCCAATGGCAAGAGCTGTATTCTACGGTGCGTTGGCTATCGGTGCAGGTGTAGCTATCGGTGCAGCTGCTGGTGGAGGTGCTGCAGGTTTAGGTAATGCGATAAGAGGTGTTCTAGAAGGAATGGCAAGAAACCCAAACATGGGTCCAAAGCTCTTAACAACTATGTTTATTGGTATGGCATTAATTGAAACATTCGTTCTTTACGCATTATTAATTGCTATTATCTTCATCTTTACAGGAATATTTGACTCTAAAGCAGGGTTCTAA
- the rpmH gene encoding 50S ribosomal protein L34 yields MANMKAKSHLSNKKRKRVSGFLARMRTKSGRKIIARRRAKGRKRLAA; encoded by the coding sequence ATGGCAAATATGAAAGCAAAATCTCATCTTTCTAACAAAAAAAGAAAGAGAGTATCTGGATTTTTAGCAAGAATGAGAACTAAATCTGGAAGAAAAATAATAGCAAGAAGAAGGGCAAAAGGAAGAAAGCGTTTAGCTGCTTGA
- the rnpA gene encoding ribonuclease P protein component produces the protein MLDGNVKKKDIQDVFKAGSKISNQYFYVVFKKNQIGYSRFAFVASKKVFKKSTQRNRVKRLLREAVRLLLPKLNLLSCDIIFVGKVEILNLKSYQLKENLKGILEKLEKECLANS, from the coding sequence CTGCTTGATGGAAACGTTAAAAAAAAAGATATCCAAGATGTGTTTAAAGCTGGAAGTAAAATCAGCAATCAATACTTTTATGTAGTGTTTAAAAAAAATCAAATCGGTTATTCAAGGTTTGCTTTTGTTGCATCTAAAAAAGTTTTTAAGAAATCTACTCAAAGAAATAGGGTAAAAAGACTTTTAAGGGAAGCTGTAAGGCTTCTCTTACCTAAACTAAATCTTTTAAGTTGTGATATTATATTCGTTGGAAAAGTTGAAATACTTAATTTAAAATCTTATCAACTAAAAGAGAATTTGAAAGGTATTTTAGAAAAACTGGAAAAAGAATGTTTAGCAAACTCTTAA
- the yidD gene encoding membrane protein insertion efficiency factor YidD: protein MFSKLLINLIKLYQKYISPLKKPSCRFYPSCSNYAILAIEKYGFFKGSLKAIWRVLRCNPFSKGGVDYP, encoded by the coding sequence ATGTTTAGCAAACTCTTAATAAATTTAATAAAACTTTATCAAAAGTATATATCTCCGTTAAAAAAGCCATCGTGTAGATTTTACCCTTCTTGTTCTAACTACGCTATCCTTGCGATAGAAAAGTATGGTTTTTTTAAAGGTAGTTTAAAGGCTATATGGAGAGTTTTACGGTGTAATCCTTTTTCAAAAGGTGGAGTTGATTATCCTTAA
- the yidC gene encoding membrane protein insertase YidC codes for MQQEDMQKRMLIFFAVISFLFISFSLVSQYLFPEKKKENVQSVQKQEATNQNTPIHTSGNFDLILTNERFNLGNSKNIKVNTKFGYVEFTPFGGRITSVYVEKYNHDMISDFSKKNKVFIGELITSNPDLTKILNFSEYTVSQSDKTITFKLEKENVSIEKIYTITDDGVINLSVKTKGIENTAVALLSGISLNSEGSFGHEGAIIKTDKELIKVDKDLQQSKVIRDNILWAGEENKYFLQIFASKNGTNTVNIIPVAKDTTAVLVNISPDFEGFIYSGAKLYSTLGQITDYYKNLWKVDLDLRSSIDFGFFGILGKPLFLLLHFFYTYIPNWGVAIIILTILIRILFFPLNHKSLKAMKKMADLAPEIEKLKKKYAKDPQKLQEEIMKLYAEAGANPMSGCLPILVQIPVFIALYNVLMVTVELKNAPFILWIKDLSDKDPYYILPILMGLSMVAQQWITPSSDKNQKMIMYIMAGVFTFMFMNFPAGLVLYWFTNNILGLIQSFIINKNMKK; via the coding sequence ATGCAGCAGGAAGATATGCAAAAACGAATGTTAATATTCTTTGCAGTTATATCATTTTTATTTATAAGTTTTTCTTTAGTAAGTCAATATCTTTTTCCAGAAAAGAAAAAAGAAAACGTACAGTCAGTACAAAAACAAGAAGCTACCAATCAAAATACTCCAATACATACATCGGGTAATTTTGATTTAATCCTAACTAATGAAAGGTTTAATTTAGGCAATTCCAAAAATATTAAGGTAAATACAAAGTTTGGTTATGTTGAATTTACTCCATTTGGAGGAAGGATAACTTCTGTTTACGTTGAGAAGTATAATCACGATATGATTAGTGATTTTTCAAAGAAAAATAAAGTATTTATAGGAGAGCTGATAACCTCTAATCCAGATTTAACAAAAATACTAAACTTTTCAGAGTATACAGTATCACAAAGCGATAAAACAATTACATTTAAATTAGAAAAAGAAAATGTAAGTATAGAAAAGATTTATACTATTACAGATGATGGTGTTATAAATTTATCTGTAAAAACTAAAGGTATAGAGAACACTGCTGTAGCATTACTATCAGGAATCTCTTTAAATTCTGAGGGTTCTTTTGGACACGAAGGTGCAATCATAAAAACTGATAAAGAATTAATTAAAGTAGATAAGGATTTACAACAATCTAAAGTTATAAGAGACAACATCTTGTGGGCAGGGGAAGAAAATAAATACTTTTTACAAATATTTGCTTCTAAAAATGGAACTAATACAGTTAATATAATTCCTGTAGCTAAAGATACTACAGCTGTATTAGTTAACATAAGCCCAGATTTTGAAGGTTTTATTTACAGCGGTGCTAAACTTTACTCAACCTTAGGACAGATAACGGATTACTACAAGAACCTTTGGAAAGTAGATTTAGACTTAAGAAGCAGTATAGATTTTGGATTTTTTGGAATACTTGGAAAACCTTTATTTTTACTTCTACACTTTTTCTACACTTACATCCCTAACTGGGGCGTGGCTATAATCATTCTTACTATTTTAATAAGGATACTATTCTTCCCACTGAACCACAAATCTCTAAAAGCTATGAAAAAGATGGCGGATTTAGCTCCAGAAATAGAAAAATTAAAGAAAAAGTACGCAAAAGACCCTCAAAAACTCCAAGAAGAGATAATGAAACTTTATGCAGAAGCTGGAGCAAATCCAATGAGTGGTTGCTTACCTATTCTTGTTCAAATTCCTGTATTTATAGCTTTATACAATGTGCTTATGGTTACGGTAGAGCTAAAAAATGCACCATTTATTCTCTGGATAAAAGACTTATCCGATAAAGACCCTTACTACATACTACCTATTTTAATGGGTCTATCTATGGTAGCTCAACAGTGGATAACACCTTCCTCAGATAAAAATCAAAAGATGATTATGTATATAATGGCAGGTGTGTTTACGTTTATGTTTATGAACTTTCCTGCAGGACTTGTTTTATATTGGTTTACGAATAATATATTAGGATTAATACAGAGCTTCATCATTAATAAAAATATGAAGAAATGA